One Nitrosomonas sp. PY1 DNA window includes the following coding sequences:
- a CDS encoding HDOD domain-containing protein, whose product MNTRYSLKEQLLKAIDDDLDLPSLGGAITQIVKLSMSEDESIRQLSHFILSDVSLTQKILRLSNSVAFRSSSNQVVTSITKAVFLLGFETVKACALTILLVDKVLSGKHAEFVRSELIEALAASMLCQQLAKHNQFNHIDEVAITALFKNIGRLLLAAYEPEKYQEIMVLAKEKDYTPELAARKLYSFNLSDFTETILEKWNIPTCIIQATRNRPSGTLSPAKNKQEWIQQAAEFGEATAQFAINASAGDHLSSKNDILVRFGKAFNLDMTKLDLLIQQAAIETTALRININLFPDPVEGKESSYKQLIESEQKAKNNILAEFTLTGTRIDEIQITKRYASGKPYNSTALLLSAIQDVVETIATGNYKLNDLMLLILEYYYNSLGFRFITLCLRDTQKNQYRARTSFGKNSAEFQKAFHFPAAPSVDLFYLAMEKDSDLLISDAKAPKVLEMLPQWHRTILPDARSFIVLPLVLNKKPIGFIYGDREFDASEGITHEEIRLIKVLKSQVLAILNAK is encoded by the coding sequence GTGAACACCAGATATTCTTTAAAAGAGCAGCTTCTAAAAGCCATCGATGATGATTTAGATCTCCCATCTTTAGGAGGTGCGATTACTCAGATCGTGAAATTATCGATGTCCGAGGATGAATCGATACGACAATTGTCACATTTTATTTTGTCCGATGTATCGTTAACGCAAAAGATTCTTCGCTTATCCAATTCCGTTGCCTTTCGTTCAAGTTCTAACCAAGTTGTCACAAGCATCACCAAAGCAGTTTTTTTACTCGGATTCGAAACAGTCAAGGCCTGCGCGTTGACGATTCTCCTGGTTGATAAAGTATTATCAGGTAAACATGCCGAATTCGTTCGCTCCGAACTAATCGAAGCGCTCGCAGCAAGCATGCTATGCCAACAACTTGCCAAGCATAATCAATTTAATCATATTGACGAAGTTGCCATCACAGCCTTATTTAAAAACATCGGACGTTTACTACTGGCAGCTTATGAACCAGAAAAATACCAAGAAATTATGGTGCTAGCCAAGGAGAAAGATTACACCCCGGAGCTAGCCGCACGAAAACTATATTCTTTCAACTTGAGTGATTTTACTGAAACCATCCTCGAAAAATGGAATATACCTACCTGTATCATTCAGGCCACTAGAAACAGACCCTCAGGTACGCTCAGTCCGGCAAAAAATAAACAAGAATGGATTCAACAAGCAGCGGAATTTGGGGAAGCTACTGCACAATTTGCGATCAATGCCAGCGCTGGAGATCACTTATCCTCTAAAAACGATATTCTGGTGAGGTTTGGCAAGGCATTCAATCTCGATATGACAAAACTTGATCTTCTGATACAACAAGCAGCAATCGAAACAACCGCACTCAGGATAAATATTAATTTATTTCCTGATCCTGTTGAAGGCAAGGAATCCAGCTACAAACAATTGATCGAATCCGAGCAAAAAGCAAAAAATAATATTTTGGCAGAATTTACGCTTACTGGTACACGTATTGATGAAATACAAATTACCAAGCGTTACGCCAGCGGCAAACCCTATAATTCAACAGCATTGTTACTATCTGCCATTCAAGACGTAGTAGAAACCATTGCTACCGGTAACTATAAGCTCAATGATTTGATGTTATTAATTTTAGAATATTATTATAATAGTCTCGGGTTTCGTTTCATTACATTGTGCTTGAGGGATACACAAAAAAATCAATACCGTGCGCGTACTTCTTTTGGCAAGAACAGTGCTGAATTCCAAAAAGCTTTTCATTTTCCCGCTGCACCGTCAGTCGATTTGTTTTATCTTGCTATGGAAAAAGATTCCGATCTGCTGATCTCCGACGCGAAAGCACCCAAGGTGCTTGAAATGCTGCCCCAATGGCATCGTACTATATTACCTGATGCGCGCAGTTTTATTGTTCTACCGTTAGTGCTGAATAAAAAACCGATTGGTTTTATCTATGGCGATCGGGAATTTGATGCTTCCGAAGGGATAACGCATGAAGAAATCCGTTTGATTAAAGTTTTAAAAAGCCAAGTTTTAGCGATACTGAACGCTAAATAA
- the gmk gene encoding guanylate kinase: MDSSGDLFIISAPSGAGKTSLVKSLLQSDLGLNLSISHTTRLPRSSEIDGKDYHFVSREIFQRMLNNGEFLESAEVYGNFYGTSEKWIREKISTGQDIVLEIDCQGAKQVQRIFTRSISIFILPPSLEALAIRLNSRGQDDPEVIRKRLSAAREEVTHIHDFNYIIINNQLEYALHELICIIKAERLRRQRQLIKHHSLINQLS; the protein is encoded by the coding sequence ATGGATAGTTCAGGAGATTTGTTTATCATCAGCGCACCCTCAGGTGCCGGAAAAACAAGTTTGGTCAAGTCATTGCTTCAATCAGATCTTGGCTTAAATTTGTCTATTTCTCATACAACCCGGTTACCTCGTTCGTCTGAAATTGATGGCAAGGATTATCATTTCGTCAGCCGAGAGATTTTCCAACGTATGCTTAACAATGGAGAATTTTTAGAGAGCGCGGAAGTTTATGGTAATTTTTATGGCACCTCAGAAAAATGGATTCGCGAAAAAATTTCAACTGGGCAAGACATTGTTCTGGAAATTGACTGCCAGGGCGCAAAGCAAGTGCAGCGAATTTTTACGCGATCAATTAGCATCTTTATTCTCCCTCCCTCCCTTGAAGCTTTAGCGATTCGCTTGAATTCACGGGGTCAAGATGACCCTGAAGTTATTCGAAAAAGATTGAGCGCAGCTCGAGAAGAAGTTACCCATATTCACGACTTTAATTATATTATCATCAATAATCAGTTAGAATACGCACTCCACGAATTAATCTGCATTATTAAGGCAGAGCGTTTAAGAAGACAACGGCAGTTAATCAAACATCATTCCTTGATTAATCAGCTATCTTAA
- a CDS encoding DUF1656 domain-containing protein, producing the protein MKYLPHEFAIGGVYLPPLLIASILGVLATMLTVAFLNRQRLSRFFYNPPLVFVALAIAYTGLIGTLFIPV; encoded by the coding sequence ATGAAATATCTTCCGCACGAATTTGCCATTGGTGGGGTTTATCTACCACCGTTGCTGATTGCAAGTATTCTTGGTGTACTAGCTACTATGCTGACAGTGGCGTTTCTCAATCGACAAAGATTGTCGCGATTCTTCTATAATCCACCACTTGTTTTTGTTGCGCTGGCTATTGCCTATACCGGATTGATCGGAACATTATTTATTCCGGTATAA
- a CDS encoding HlyD family secretion protein, translating to MSTTYSLKKLIFTGTVLLLAIGVLAVKYWHYIVNPWTRDGQVHAQVIQITPRVTGPIVELPVVDNQFVKAGQLLFQIDPSTFTAALKFAHAELDKIQDEIEALKEQVKVSLAVQGQRNKIVKQKSLEIKEAEARLTQTELQFKRAKKLTGKLAMSQRELEAAQADYIVAQAELDKAKVQLLEAQIAVQQANADLAKDRANLGVDGEMNPRLRSARAKLREAELDLNFTQVRAPVDGYVTNLNLRLGSQAVADKAAMALIDVNSFWVHGFFRENYIAPIQPGDKAVVTLMTYPDAPIIGEVESLAWGIAQDDGSVGDKLLPNISPTFEWIRLAQRIPVRIRLLDVPDTIKLRVGTTASVMVMTGTKESGSIGSIEAIPRALQ from the coding sequence ATGTCCACCACCTATTCATTAAAGAAACTAATATTCACAGGCACCGTTCTTTTGCTCGCTATTGGTGTGCTTGCAGTCAAATATTGGCATTATATTGTCAACCCCTGGACTCGAGATGGACAGGTGCATGCTCAAGTTATTCAGATTACACCAAGGGTTACAGGACCTATCGTCGAACTTCCTGTTGTCGATAATCAGTTTGTCAAAGCTGGACAGCTTCTCTTCCAAATAGATCCGAGCACTTTCACTGCTGCGTTAAAATTTGCACATGCAGAGCTTGATAAAATTCAAGATGAAATTGAAGCCTTAAAAGAACAAGTAAAGGTTTCACTAGCTGTACAGGGACAACGGAATAAGATAGTTAAACAAAAATCACTCGAAATTAAAGAAGCTGAAGCGCGGTTAACACAAACCGAGCTACAGTTTAAGCGAGCAAAAAAATTGACGGGAAAACTTGCCATGTCCCAAAGAGAGCTGGAGGCTGCTCAAGCCGACTACATCGTGGCACAAGCTGAGCTCGATAAAGCAAAGGTTCAATTATTGGAGGCACAGATTGCAGTTCAGCAGGCCAATGCAGATTTGGCAAAAGATCGAGCTAATCTTGGTGTTGACGGAGAAATGAATCCAAGATTACGCTCAGCACGCGCAAAATTGAGAGAAGCGGAATTAGACTTAAATTTTACCCAAGTTAGAGCTCCCGTTGACGGTTATGTAACCAATCTAAACCTCAGACTTGGTAGTCAGGCCGTCGCCGATAAAGCAGCTATGGCGCTGATTGATGTCAATAGCTTCTGGGTTCATGGTTTTTTTCGAGAAAATTATATTGCCCCTATTCAGCCAGGTGACAAAGCTGTTGTAACGCTTATGACTTATCCGGATGCCCCCATAATAGGGGAAGTTGAGAGTCTCGCTTGGGGTATTGCTCAGGATGACGGCAGCGTCGGGGACAAGCTGCTACCGAATATCAGTCCGACTTTTGAGTGGATTCGGCTGGCTCAACGAATACCCGTACGTATTCGTCTTCTTGATGTTCCAGATACGATCAAGCTGCGAGTGGGAACAACCGCATCGGTGATGGTAATGACCGGAACCAAAGAAAGCGGCAGTATCGGTTCAATCGAAGCTATTCCTCGTGCACTTCAATAA
- a CDS encoding vanadium-dependent haloperoxidase, which yields MTFPTPNHDESLIASEIPFIGNFHKTLPHNEYGEVDASAYREFKNTCLQIEAGAPKNFESVPRGSLSPIFHPDSDKTAILTGAKFTNPLSGAATETHGPDPKNLEMLPAPGILSDSMAAEMIELYWMALLRDLPLASLAKDSMAQIAVAEIKDAFDTALTNDKTTGRLRIGLDLPQANGALDIRQETIFRCGLHDEEYGPLVSQFFMRNIPYGVQTIDPRQVPYIREKDFLTNHDDWLRAQNTGKDKFGRDYGTCNYYGDQLAGRETYYPNPRVARYISTMRDLARFVNRDALHQAYFNAALFLDSIGAPLNNGNPYKGNLFSREGGFATLGGPDLLTLVSEVASRALKVVWRQKWFVHRRARPEVYGGLMQMQFNRFGSDQRNYGLPAWVAETEAATRIKMHNCVQNNNGDETLFLPIAFSAGSPSHPAYGAGHATVAGACVTVLKAWFDEDAKLNDLLKAAQEDKKRKDPLELQHLLQPGTHINGEAFNEPEPYTGPDTNKMTVGGELNKIASNVAMGRSMGGVHWRSDNTRSMRLGEQIAIEILRKRTLEYAEKPTSFTFRSFDRQMIHITQGQVMKLS from the coding sequence ATGACCTTTCCAACTCCCAATCATGACGAATCATTAATTGCTTCTGAAATTCCATTCATTGGCAACTTTCATAAGACACTGCCACATAATGAATATGGAGAAGTTGATGCTTCTGCTTACCGAGAGTTCAAGAATACTTGCTTGCAAATAGAAGCAGGTGCGCCAAAAAACTTTGAGAGTGTACCCAGAGGTTCTTTGTCACCAATTTTTCATCCGGACAGTGACAAGACTGCCATTTTAACAGGTGCAAAATTCACAAATCCACTGTCTGGCGCAGCAACTGAAACACATGGCCCAGATCCTAAAAATCTGGAAATGCTACCCGCACCGGGTATCCTATCCGACAGCATGGCTGCCGAAATGATCGAATTATACTGGATGGCATTACTTCGTGATCTACCACTGGCTTCTTTAGCAAAAGATTCGATGGCTCAGATTGCAGTAGCAGAGATAAAAGATGCATTTGATACGGCTTTAACCAATGACAAAACAACGGGTCGACTGAGAATAGGCTTAGATCTGCCACAAGCTAATGGCGCCCTCGATATTAGACAAGAAACCATATTTCGTTGCGGGTTACATGACGAAGAGTACGGTCCACTAGTCAGTCAGTTTTTTATGCGCAATATCCCTTACGGTGTACAAACTATCGACCCGAGACAAGTTCCCTATATTCGAGAAAAGGATTTTTTAACGAACCATGATGACTGGTTACGAGCGCAGAATACAGGTAAAGATAAATTTGGACGAGATTATGGCACGTGCAATTATTATGGAGACCAACTGGCGGGGCGAGAAACTTATTATCCTAATCCTAGAGTCGCTCGTTATATTTCGACCATGCGTGATCTTGCTCGCTTTGTTAACCGCGATGCATTGCATCAAGCTTACTTTAATGCAGCCTTGTTTCTAGACTCCATTGGCGCACCGTTGAATAATGGCAATCCCTATAAAGGCAATTTGTTTTCACGCGAAGGTGGCTTTGCAACTCTGGGAGGTCCCGATCTACTGACGCTGGTTTCAGAAGTCGCAAGCCGTGCATTAAAAGTCGTTTGGCGTCAAAAATGGTTTGTTCATCGCCGCGCTCGACCAGAAGTCTATGGCGGACTTATGCAAATGCAATTCAACAGATTCGGTTCCGATCAGCGTAATTACGGTCTACCTGCTTGGGTCGCCGAAACCGAAGCGGCAACTAGAATCAAGATGCATAATTGTGTACAAAATAATAATGGCGATGAAACCCTATTTCTACCAATTGCGTTCTCCGCTGGTTCGCCTAGCCATCCTGCTTATGGTGCAGGTCACGCCACTGTCGCGGGTGCATGCGTTACCGTGCTCAAAGCTTGGTTCGATGAAGATGCAAAATTAAACGATCTACTTAAAGCCGCACAAGAAGACAAAAAACGTAAAGATCCGTTGGAATTGCAACATTTATTGCAACCAGGAACTCACATTAACGGAGAAGCTTTCAACGAACCTGAACCCTATACAGGTCCGGATACTAACAAGATGACTGTGGGCGGAGAGCTAAACAAGATTGCGAGTAATGTTGCCATGGGTCGTAGTATGGGTGGAGTACACTGGCGCAGCGACAATACCAGAAGTATGCGGCTTGGGGAACAGATCGCAATTGAAATTCTGCGTAAACGCACGCTAGAGTACGCCGAAAAACCAACTTCTTTCACCTTCAGGTCTTTTGACCGCCAAATGATCCATATTACGCAGGGACAAGTTATGAAATTGAGTTAA